The Glycine soja cultivar W05 chromosome 3, ASM419377v2, whole genome shotgun sequence genome window below encodes:
- the LOC114405953 gene encoding putative disease resistance protein At3g14460 isoform X2, whose amino-acid sequence MAAAVVGGAFLSAFLDVLFDRLASPDFVDLIRGKKLSKKLLQKLETTLRVVGAVLDDAEKKQITNTNVKHWLDDLKDAVYEADDLLDHVFTKAATQNKVRDLISRFSDRKIVSKLEDIVVTLESHLKLKENLDLKESAVENLSWKAPSTSLEDGSHIYGREKDKEAIIKLLSEDNSDGSEVSVVPIVGMGGVGKTTLAQLVYNDENLKQIFDFKAWVCVSQEFDVLKVTKTIIEAVTGKPCNLNDLNLLHLELMDKLKDKKFLIVLDDVWTEDYVDWRLLKKPFNRGIIRRSKILLTTRSEKTASVVQTVHTYHLNQLSNEDCWSVFANHACLYSESIGNTTTLEKIGKKIVKKCDGLPLAAESLGGMLRRKHDIVDWNNILNSDIWELSESECKVIPALRLSYHYLPPHLKRCFVYCSLYPQDYEFEKNELILLWMAEDLLKKPRNGRTLEEVGHEYFDDLVSRSFFQRSNRSSWSDRKWFLMPDLKHDRKWFVMHDLMHDLATSLGGDFYFRSEELGKETKIDTKTRHLSFSKFNSSFLDNPDVVGRVKFLRTFLSIINFEASPFKNEEAQCIIVSKLMYLRVLSFHDFRSLDSLPDSIGKLIHLRYLDLSHSSVETLPKSLCNLYNLQTLKFCSCRKLTKLPSDMCNLVNLRHLEIQETPIKEMPRGMSKLNHLQHLDFFVVGKHEENGIKELGALSNLRGQLELRNLENVSQSLEICKSNKVALHALPLLVETIEVEGSPMVESMIEAITNIQPTCLRSLTLRDCSSAVSFPGGRLPESLKTLYIEDLKKLEFPTQHKHELLETLSIESSCDSLTSLPLVTFPNLRVVTIGKCENMEYLLVSGAESFKSLCSLSIYQCPNFVSFGREGLPEEMSTLLPKLEYLYISNCPEIESFPEGGMPPNLRTVGIENCEKLLSGLAWPPVTHVYVGGRCDGIKSFPKEGLLPPSLTSLYLIKLINLEMLDCTGQQLTIQRCPLLENMVGERLPDSLIKLTIENCPLLEKLCRMKHHQIWPKICHIPGIKVDDRWI is encoded by the coding sequence ATGGCTGCAGCAGTGGTAGGTGGTGCCTTTCTCTCTGCTTTCCTTGATGTGCTTTTCGACAGGCTGGCTTCACCTGACTTTGTTGACCTGATCCGTGGAAAGAAGCTTAGCAAGAAGTTGCTTCAAAAGTTGGAGACCACTCTCAGAGTGGTTGGAGCTGTGCTTGATGATGCCGAGAAGAAACAGATCACAAACACCAATGTCAAACACTGGCTCGATGATCTCAAAGATGCTGTCTATGAAGCCGATGACTTACTCGACCATGTTTTCACCAAAGCTGCCACCCAAAACAAGGTAAGAGACTTGATTTCTCGCTTTTCCGATAGGAAGATCGTTAGTAAGTTGGAAGACATAGTTGTCACACTTGAGTCTCATTTAAAACTCAAGGAGAATCTTGATTTGAAAGAGAGCGCAGTGGAGAACTTATCATGGAAAGCTCCATCAACATCTCTGGAAGATGGATCTCATATATATGGTAGGGAGAAAGATAAGGAGGCCATAATCAAGTTGTTGTCGGAGGATAACAGTGACGGTAGTGAAGTGTCTGTGGTTCCTATTGTGGGCATGGGTGGGGTTGGAAAAACTACTTTGGCCCAATTGGTGTACAATGATGAGAATTTGAAACAGATATTTGACTTTAAGGCATGGGTTTGTGTTTCTCAAGAATTTGATGTTCTGAAGGTCACAAAAACTATAATAGAGGCGGTGACTGGAAAGCCTTGTAACTTGAATGATCTGAATTTACTTCATCTTGAATTGATGGACAaactgaaagataaaaaattcttaattgttTTGGATGATGTTTGGACAGAGGATTATGTTGATTGGCGTCTTCTTAAGAAACCATTTAACCGTGGGATTATTAGGAGAAGTAAAATTCTTCTAACAACCCGCAGTGAAAAAACAGCATCTGTAGTCCAAACTGTTCACACCTATCATCTAAACCAATTGTCGAATGAAGATTGCTGGTCAGTGTTTGCGAACCATGCGTGTCTTTACTCCGAATCGATCGGGAACACAACAACACTAGAAAAAATTGGAAAGAAGATTGTTAAAAAGTGCGATGGACTGCCTTTAGCAGCAGAGTCGCTTGGAGGCATGTTGAGAAGAAAGCATGACATCGTGGATTGGAATAATATTCTGAATAGTGACATTTGGGAACTTTCTGAAAGTGAGTGTAAAGTTATTCCAGCACTGAGACTTAGTTATCATTACCTCCCTCCACATTTAAAACGGTGCTTTGTTTATTGTTCCTTGTATCCTCAAGATTACgagtttgaaaaaaatgaattaatcttGTTGTGGATGGCCGAAGATCTTTTGAAGAAACCAAGAAATGGTAGGACTTTAGAAGAGGTTGGTCATGAGTATTTTGATGATTTGGTTTCGAGATCATTTTTCCAACGTTCAAATAGAAGTAGTTGGTCTGATCGGAAATGGTTTTTGATGCCTGACCTCAAGCATGATCGGAAATGGTTTGTGATGCATGACCTCATGCATGATCTAGCGACGTCACTCGGTGGAGATTTTTACTTTAGATCAGAAGAACTTGGGAAAGAAACAAAGATCGACACCAAGACTCGTCATTTGTCATTTTCCAAATTCAATTCTTCATTCTTGGACAACCCTGATGTTGTTGGTAGAGTAAAATTTCTGAGAACTTTCTTGTCCATTATCAATTTTGAAGCTTCTCCATTCAAGAATGAGGAGGCACAATGTATCATAGTGTCGAAGCTTATGTACTTGAGAGTTTTATCATTTCATGACTTCCGAAGTCTGGATTCTTTGCCTGATTCAATAGGTAAATTGATCCATCTGCGCTATTTAGATCTCTCTCATTCAAGTGTAGAAACACTGCCAAAGTCATTGTGTAATTTATACAATCTGCAAACTTTGAAGTTCTGTAGTTGCAGAAAGCTGACTAAGTTGCCTAGTGACATGTGCAATCTTGTTAACTTGCGTCATCTTGAGATACAAGAAACTCCTATAAAAGAGATGCCGAGAGGAATGagtaaattaaatcatttacaACATCTGGATTTCTTTGTTGTGGGCAAGCACGAAGAGAATGGAATCAAAGAATTGGGAGCACTTTCAAATCTTCGTGGTCAACTTGAACTTAGGAACTTGGAGAATGTTTCCCAAAGTTTGGAGATATGTAAAAGCAATAAAGTAGCACTGCATGCGTTACCTCTCTTAGTAGAGACTATAGAAGTAGAAGGAAGCCCAATGGTGGAGTCTATGATAGAGGCCATCACAAACATCCAACCAACTTGTCTCCGGTCTTTAACATTAAGGGATTGCTCGTCAGCCGTGTCATTTCCGGGTGGTCGTTTACCTGAATCACTGAAGACTCTGTATATCGAGGATCTTAAAAAACTGGAATTCCCGACGCAACACAAACATGAGTTACTGGAAACACTGTCAATAGAAAGCAGTTGTGATTCACTCACATCTCTTCCATTGGTTACCTTTCCAAATCTCAGAGTTGTCACAATCGGAAAGTGTGAAAATATGGAATATCTTTTGGTTTCAGGGGCAGAGTCATTTAAGAGTCTGTGTTCTTTGAGTATTTACCAATGCCCCAACTTTGTATCATTCGGGAGAGAAGGATTGCCTGAAGAGATGAGTACTCTTCTCCCAAAGTTAGAATATCTCTACATATCCAACTGCCCAGAAATTGAGTCGTTTCCAGAAGGGGGTATGCCACCTAACCTGAGAACAGTTGGGATTGAGAATTGTGAGAAACTACTGAGCGGCCTAGCATGGCCACCAGTTACCCATGTCTATGTTGGGGGTCGATGTGATGGCATCAAGTCCTTCCCTAAGGAGGGTTTGCTGCCTCCCTCCCTTACGTCTCTGTATCTAATTAAGTTAATAAATCTGGAGATGTTGGACTGCACGGGGCAACAATTAACCATACAGAGATGTCCTTTGCTGGAAAATATGGTGGGAGAAAGGCTTCCTGACTCTCTAATAAAATTAACCATAGAGAATTGTCCTTTGCTGGAAAAACTATGCCGCATGAAGCACCATCAAATTTGGCCTAAAATTTGTCACATCCCTGGCATTAAGGTTGACGATAGATGGATTTAG